One genomic region from Devosia neptuniae encodes:
- a CDS encoding response regulator transcription factor: MRLLLVEDEPDMAEALGAALSRHAIAVDYAGTLAMAREALARNVHDIVLIDRQLPDGDGVSLIATLRVSPRPIATIVISALGTSGDRIKGLNLGADDYLPKPFEVEELLARIAAVRRRGGELSEQQTVLAELCYDSQSREALVRGIRVELTRRELLILESLLRRPGRTVTKTFLEDAVYTFDDEIQSNSLEANVSRLRKKLVDIDAGVEIHNIRGVGYLIRPAA; this comes from the coding sequence ATGCGACTGCTCTTGGTTGAAGACGAACCGGACATGGCGGAAGCCCTTGGTGCCGCACTCTCGCGACACGCCATCGCCGTCGACTATGCCGGGACGCTGGCCATGGCCCGCGAGGCGCTGGCCAGAAATGTTCATGACATCGTCCTGATCGATCGACAACTGCCCGATGGTGACGGCGTATCGTTGATCGCCACATTGCGCGTCAGTCCCAGACCCATCGCCACTATTGTCATCTCCGCGCTTGGCACGTCGGGCGACCGGATAAAGGGCTTGAATCTGGGCGCAGACGACTATCTTCCTAAGCCCTTTGAGGTGGAGGAGCTGCTTGCCCGGATTGCAGCCGTTCGCCGTCGCGGGGGCGAATTGTCGGAACAGCAGACCGTCTTGGCGGAACTCTGCTATGACAGTCAGTCGCGCGAGGCCTTGGTCCGCGGCATCCGCGTTGAGCTGACCCGGCGCGAATTACTGATTTTGGAGAGCCTGCTTCGGCGGCCTGGGCGGACCGTCACAAAGACCTTCCTTGAAGACGCCGTCTACACATTTGACGACGAGATCCAATCCAACTCGCTCGAGGCCAATGTCTCGCGCCTCCGCAAGAAACTGGTCGATATCGATGCTGGCGTGGAGATCCACAATATCCGTGGTGTTGGCTACCTGATCCGGCCGGCAGCATGA
- a CDS encoding sensor histidine kinase, translated as MSLRWRLTIGLLIFQVLALVVSSLLTFALAFQSAPLGVIASLHLNEAVGQSLTRNASGTLDITPSPQLEELIVSTPGLWAVAVSESGERVTLGVPPASMLAVADMADRLTSATFEGQPESPEVTARFDRTTTPVGTFAILSGGGGFLSLFHAVLLFGHIATIVPGIALTVLTLIGVPLVIRFCLRSVRDLTEQIDRIDFAARGTRLTDSRVPREILPVVAGVNEALQRIDAGFEVTQRFFMNAAHELRTPIAILQVQLDAFPADIAHEKLRAVVRRLTVVVNQILDLERLRQNPMEKKLLDLRTTVSTVVADLAPYAIAEGYSIELDQPQTAVWVHGDAQALDRLVINLVQNAVQHGGKRGALKVTLAADGAIAVQDEGPGIPPDRHEQIFEPFYRVNPHGAGSGLGLKMVRDIAHFHGGEATLAESSPSGSRFVVRLPVVSPSDVHAGIRDGKFLTPADST; from the coding sequence TTGTCGCTTCGCTGGCGGCTGACCATCGGCCTGCTGATCTTTCAGGTCTTGGCCCTTGTCGTCTCCTCGCTTCTTACGTTCGCTCTAGCATTTCAAAGCGCCCCACTGGGCGTGATCGCCTCCTTGCACTTGAACGAGGCGGTCGGCCAATCACTCACGCGCAACGCCTCCGGTACGCTCGACATCACCCCCAGCCCGCAGCTGGAAGAACTGATTGTTTCGACGCCCGGCCTCTGGGCGGTCGCCGTTTCTGAAAGCGGCGAGCGGGTGACGCTCGGCGTACCCCCCGCCTCCATGCTGGCGGTCGCCGACATGGCCGACAGATTGACTTCCGCCACGTTTGAGGGGCAACCAGAAAGTCCTGAAGTCACCGCTCGTTTCGACCGAACAACCACACCTGTGGGAACTTTCGCTATCCTATCTGGTGGCGGCGGCTTTTTGTCCTTGTTCCATGCCGTCCTGCTGTTCGGCCATATTGCAACCATCGTTCCCGGCATAGCGCTGACCGTTCTTACCCTGATCGGCGTTCCTTTGGTCATCAGGTTTTGCCTCAGATCAGTCCGGGATCTGACCGAGCAGATTGATCGGATTGATTTCGCAGCTCGTGGCACTCGGCTCACCGATAGCCGGGTACCGCGCGAGATTCTTCCCGTCGTCGCCGGCGTCAACGAGGCTCTTCAGCGTATAGATGCCGGCTTCGAGGTTACTCAGCGCTTTTTCATGAATGCAGCACATGAGCTGCGGACCCCCATTGCAATCCTCCAGGTTCAGCTCGATGCCTTTCCGGCGGACATCGCGCACGAGAAGCTGAGGGCCGTGGTTCGGCGCTTAACAGTTGTCGTCAATCAAATCCTTGACCTCGAACGCCTCCGACAGAATCCAATGGAGAAAAAGCTTCTTGATCTCAGAACTACAGTCTCAACGGTAGTTGCTGATCTGGCGCCCTATGCCATTGCCGAGGGATACTCCATCGAGCTTGACCAGCCCCAGACGGCGGTCTGGGTGCATGGCGACGCGCAGGCTCTGGACAGACTGGTAATCAACTTGGTGCAGAATGCCGTCCAGCACGGAGGAAAACGGGGTGCTCTGAAGGTAACCTTGGCGGCGGATGGTGCAATTGCCGTTCAAGACGAAGGTCCAGGTATTCCCCCTGATCGGCACGAGCAGATTTTCGAGCCCTTCTATCGGGTCAACCCGCATGGCGCCGGTTCGGGCCTGGGCCTGAAAATGGTGCGTGATATTGCACATTTTCACGGTGGTGAAGCCACTCTCGCGGAGAGTTCGCCTTCGGGAAGCCGCTTCGTCGTAAGGCTTCCCGTCGTCTCGCCCAGCGACGTTCATGCAGGCATCAGGGATGGAAAGTTCCTCACGCCTGCAGATTCTACTTAA
- a CDS encoding NmrA/HSCARG family protein, whose translation MTNDKRPILVFGATGRQGGSVAKALLRAGLSVRALVLDAADTSSLKLRNSGVELVEGSFEDTDVIRSAMKDAYGVFSVLPANLTAEDEVRHGLAIADIAAETGIEHFVYSSGASSGDVLTGVPRFDAKPRIEAHLRKLPIMTTIIRPMIFMEMLVRPGFGLDRGRLVSLIRPVHSIHLTAVEDIGKFAAAVFADKARFGGKTVKIASDRVTGRELEAAFTEAAGRPITYERFPDDVLAANADLAHMAKSLEDGPLAEWVDLNAMREINPELLSLRSWLAGSGRGALEEALGTADPLK comes from the coding sequence ATGACTAATGACAAAAGACCCATTCTGGTTTTCGGCGCCACCGGGCGGCAGGGAGGATCTGTCGCGAAAGCATTGCTGAGGGCGGGATTGTCCGTTCGCGCGCTTGTACTAGACGCCGCCGACACTTCATCTTTGAAGTTACGGAATTCAGGCGTTGAGCTTGTGGAAGGCTCTTTCGAGGACACGGATGTCATCCGCTCGGCCATGAAAGATGCCTATGGTGTATTCAGTGTTCTGCCGGCCAACCTGACTGCTGAAGACGAAGTTCGCCATGGGCTCGCGATTGCGGATATCGCAGCCGAAACCGGTATTGAGCATTTCGTATATTCTTCGGGGGCCAGTTCCGGGGATGTTCTGACAGGTGTCCCGCGCTTCGACGCCAAGCCGCGTATCGAAGCGCACCTCCGCAAACTTCCCATCATGACCACCATCATTCGGCCGATGATCTTCATGGAGATGCTGGTGCGGCCGGGCTTCGGCCTGGATCGGGGCCGGTTGGTGTCGCTGATCCGACCGGTTCACTCGATTCACCTTACCGCCGTGGAAGACATCGGCAAGTTTGCTGCTGCCGTGTTTGCCGACAAGGCCCGTTTTGGCGGTAAGACCGTGAAGATTGCCAGCGACCGGGTGACAGGGCGTGAGCTTGAGGCCGCCTTCACTGAAGCTGCCGGACGTCCGATCACCTATGAACGCTTTCCTGATGATGTTCTCGCAGCAAATGCGGACCTCGCGCATATGGCAAAGAGCCTGGAAGACGGCCCACTCGCAGAGTGGGTCGACCTCAATGCCATGCGTGAGATCAACCCGGAGCTGCTCAGCCTCCGTTCGTGGCTCGCGGGCAGCGGGCGCGGAGCGCTTGAGGAAGCCTTGGGGACAGCGGATCCACTGAAATGA
- a CDS encoding quinone oxidoreductase family protein, whose amino-acid sequence MKAAVYDYPGTPDVLCYTDIPDPVYPIDGVLIRVEAAAIEGGDLINRSSTPPPHPAFVVGYAAAGEIIAVGENVKNRHVGQRVTSFDLAGSHAELRAVPASRTWLVPEELDMASAAALPIPFGTAHHCLFARGGLKRGETVLVQAGAGGVGLAAIQLAHQAGATVLATVSGAERADYLVGLGLDHPIDHRSVDVVDTVMRLTKGRGVDLVVDPVGTTLQSSLAALRSEGRLVFVGNAGGSPLSIDLWPALQSNQSLLGVFMGTQFEKPDVYGTVVQMLKSAATGDLRVIVDKTFPLAAAAEAHSYAEGNSILGRVIITPARQ is encoded by the coding sequence ATGAAAGCAGCGGTCTATGATTACCCTGGCACTCCAGACGTCCTGTGCTACACAGATATCCCCGATCCGGTCTACCCAATCGACGGCGTTCTGATCCGCGTCGAGGCTGCCGCGATCGAGGGAGGTGACCTGATCAACCGCTCGTCCACCCCTCCACCCCATCCGGCCTTCGTCGTCGGCTATGCTGCCGCGGGCGAAATCATCGCTGTCGGAGAGAACGTGAAGAACCGCCATGTCGGCCAAAGGGTCACGAGCTTCGATCTCGCCGGGTCGCATGCCGAATTGCGTGCGGTTCCCGCCAGCCGAACGTGGCTCGTGCCGGAAGAACTCGATATGGCCTCGGCTGCAGCGCTGCCGATCCCTTTCGGGACTGCTCATCACTGCCTCTTCGCTCGAGGTGGTTTGAAGCGTGGCGAAACTGTCTTGGTCCAGGCAGGTGCCGGTGGGGTCGGGCTCGCCGCCATCCAGCTCGCGCACCAGGCAGGCGCCACCGTGCTTGCAACGGTTTCTGGAGCCGAGAGGGCCGATTATCTCGTCGGGCTTGGCCTTGATCATCCAATCGATCATCGGTCGGTTGATGTCGTCGATACGGTCATGCGTCTGACAAAGGGGCGTGGCGTCGATCTCGTCGTGGACCCTGTGGGAACCACCTTGCAAAGCTCGCTGGCGGCACTGCGATCGGAGGGACGTCTTGTGTTCGTCGGCAACGCCGGGGGTTCGCCGCTCAGCATTGATCTTTGGCCGGCGCTACAGTCGAATCAGTCGCTGCTGGGCGTTTTCATGGGAACGCAATTCGAAAAGCCAGACGTCTATGGTACGGTGGTCCAGATGCTGAAGTCGGCCGCGACTGGCGATCTCCGGGTGATAGTAGACAAAACCTTTCCACTTGCGGCCGCTGCCGAAGCCCATTCCTATGCCGAAGGCAATTCCATCCTCGGACGTGTAATAATCACTCCGGCTCGCCAATGA
- a CDS encoding winged helix-turn-helix transcriptional regulator: protein MHANAPQGSGDGRAFRPVPSNGVCTLLSDKWTVPVLWRLSLAEETRLRFSTLKKEVDGVTQRMLTLTLRNLERDGLVARHYFPEVPPRVEYELTEMGIGALRALEVFNFWVQDNLHTIREHRRAYDDVRL from the coding sequence ATGCATGCCAACGCACCACAAGGATCAGGGGATGGTCGAGCGTTCAGACCTGTTCCATCAAACGGGGTCTGCACTCTGCTGAGCGACAAGTGGACTGTCCCGGTCCTTTGGCGGCTTTCACTCGCGGAGGAAACTCGGCTCCGCTTCTCAACGCTCAAAAAGGAAGTTGACGGTGTCACTCAGCGAATGCTGACGCTCACACTCCGTAACCTTGAGCGCGACGGACTGGTTGCCCGCCACTATTTCCCGGAAGTGCCACCGCGTGTCGAATATGAATTGACCGAAATGGGTATCGGAGCTTTGCGCGCGCTTGAGGTGTTTAACTTCTGGGTCCAAGATAACCTGCACACCATCAGAGAGCACCGCCGCGCTTACGACGACGTGAGATTGTAA
- a CDS encoding LysR family transcriptional regulator — translation MDGGDVDDIQMFMAVVDANGFAAGGRTLGLSRSAAGKAIARLEAKFGTRLLNRNTRSMALTDEGHSLYQQGLAIAAALDHAEASLAQHSSEPLGTLRLTVPDAYGRKFVLPVVANYLDRWPHVQVEVSFSDAVVSMVEQGFDLAIRIGVTSPNPGLIMRVLREEPVVLCAAPAYFDRHGIPERIDQLDSHNLLFHAHLNERQSWSLREGDGSVTIARGRSRLRLDSGAALQAAAIAGGGIAYLPYSLVEDDLSTGQLRRVLAEATRDCVPIVALYPHRRHLEGKVRHFIDTLATALRSTA, via the coding sequence ATGGATGGGGGCGATGTTGACGACATTCAGATGTTTATGGCTGTCGTCGACGCGAATGGCTTTGCGGCGGGTGGTCGTACGCTGGGCCTGTCGCGGTCTGCCGCAGGCAAGGCCATCGCGCGGCTGGAGGCCAAGTTTGGCACCCGATTATTGAACCGCAATACGCGCTCAATGGCCCTGACTGATGAAGGTCACAGCCTTTATCAGCAGGGTCTGGCCATCGCGGCTGCGCTTGATCATGCGGAGGCGAGCCTTGCGCAACACTCTTCGGAACCGCTGGGCACGCTGCGGCTGACGGTGCCCGATGCATACGGACGGAAGTTTGTCCTCCCTGTGGTAGCCAACTACCTGGATCGATGGCCCCACGTGCAGGTGGAGGTTAGCTTCTCTGACGCGGTCGTCAGCATGGTCGAGCAAGGGTTTGACCTTGCGATCCGGATTGGCGTGACCAGCCCAAATCCCGGCCTGATCATGCGGGTCCTGCGCGAGGAGCCGGTGGTCCTGTGCGCAGCCCCCGCCTATTTCGACCGGCACGGCATACCCGAACGCATCGACCAACTCGATAGTCACAACCTTCTGTTCCACGCGCACCTCAATGAACGTCAGAGCTGGAGCCTTCGCGAAGGCGACGGCAGCGTCACCATTGCGCGCGGGCGTAGTCGGTTGAGGCTCGACAGCGGTGCAGCATTGCAGGCTGCCGCAATTGCCGGTGGAGGCATCGCCTACCTTCCCTATTCTTTGGTCGAGGACGATCTTTCCACTGGACAGTTGCGCCGCGTGCTTGCTGAAGCCACGCGTGATTGTGTGCCCATTGTCGCCCTATATCCGCATCGACGGCACCTTGAAGGCAAGGTGCGACACTTTATCGATACGCTTGCGACGGCATTGAGGTCCACAGCCTGA
- a CDS encoding LysR family transcriptional regulator: protein MDIEDLQTFVAVADAGGISAAARRLGVSKSIVSRRLVRVEAELGVQLLARTTRGAALTEAGMTFRDHAARASAEIDTAKEAILPAGELRGRLRVAMPLTFGPTHFAPVLAEMAYLYPQLHIHTSYSDRFVDLIGEGFDCAIRGAYLQDSDLNAKRVGPIHGKLVASPHYIEANGSPGTPGELVTHQALLQGTEVWQFMDGDKIVTVQPHGRFKADSAAALVAAAAAGLGIARLPDCITHQYVACGTLVPIMTRYPVPSGAAYVVRPPGHPARKVRVLTDMLAEYFRRNTDIWGLDG, encoded by the coding sequence ATGGATATTGAAGATTTACAGACATTCGTTGCGGTGGCTGATGCCGGGGGTATATCGGCCGCCGCGCGTCGACTCGGGGTCTCCAAGTCAATCGTCAGTCGGCGGTTGGTCCGGGTTGAAGCGGAACTTGGCGTTCAACTGCTTGCCCGAACGACCCGTGGTGCTGCGCTGACAGAAGCGGGCATGACGTTCAGGGACCATGCAGCGCGAGCCAGCGCCGAGATCGATACCGCCAAGGAGGCGATCCTACCTGCCGGTGAGCTACGCGGCCGCCTGAGAGTTGCCATGCCGCTTACCTTCGGCCCGACGCACTTTGCTCCCGTGCTTGCAGAAATGGCGTATCTGTACCCGCAGCTTCACATCCACACTTCCTATAGTGATCGTTTCGTCGATCTGATCGGCGAAGGTTTCGATTGCGCGATCCGCGGGGCTTATCTTCAGGATTCCGATCTGAACGCGAAGCGCGTCGGGCCGATCCACGGCAAGCTCGTCGCCAGCCCGCACTATATCGAAGCAAACGGGTCACCAGGCACGCCGGGCGAACTTGTTACCCATCAAGCCCTGTTGCAGGGAACGGAAGTCTGGCAGTTTATGGATGGCGACAAGATTGTCACGGTCCAGCCGCATGGCAGGTTCAAGGCCGATAGCGCCGCAGCCCTTGTTGCGGCGGCAGCAGCAGGGCTCGGCATTGCCCGTCTCCCCGATTGCATCACACACCAATACGTAGCCTGCGGTACGCTGGTTCCGATCATGACGCGCTATCCGGTACCTTCAGGGGCTGCCTACGTCGTTCGCCCTCCGGGTCATCCGGCGCGGAAGGTTCGGGTGCTCACCGATATGCTGGCAGAATATTTCAGACGAAACACAGATATTTGGGGCCTCGACGGCTAG
- a CDS encoding outer membrane protein, which yields MKTSTLAMRSTLAILIASVGLSGAYAQSYNSYGGDTWSGAYVGVTGGLSKDDDLNIFRDATLIGGAQFGYRVQVGPGVVGGELQGNYSNGESYATGGGGVLEQYWSGAAKLKAGVALGSTMVFGTGGYGFANLESGSGSTEDAGWAGGWILGGGVEQKLGDALSVSLEYNQMRLDDVSTVTNGVSFSDNLTNHSVKAGLNLQF from the coding sequence ATGAAAACCTCAACCTTGGCCATGCGATCGACCCTTGCCATTCTCATTGCCAGCGTCGGTCTATCGGGTGCCTATGCCCAAAGTTACAATTCCTATGGCGGCGACACATGGTCGGGTGCTTATGTCGGTGTCACTGGTGGCCTCTCCAAAGATGACGACCTCAACATCTTCCGCGATGCCACCCTCATTGGCGGCGCCCAGTTTGGCTATCGGGTGCAGGTTGGCCCCGGTGTCGTTGGCGGGGAGCTGCAGGGCAACTACTCGAACGGGGAGTCCTACGCCACCGGCGGTGGCGGCGTGCTGGAGCAATACTGGTCGGGTGCGGCCAAGCTCAAAGCCGGTGTAGCTCTGGGCTCGACCATGGTGTTTGGCACCGGCGGCTATGGTTTCGCTAATCTGGAATCTGGTTCCGGCAGCACGGAAGACGCGGGCTGGGCCGGCGGCTGGATTCTTGGCGGTGGCGTCGAGCAGAAGCTCGGCGACGCTCTCTCGGTGAGCCTCGAATATAACCAGATGCGCCTCGATGACGTCAGCACGGTTACCAATGGCGTGAGCTTTTCCGACAACCTGACCAATCACAGTGTCAAGGCTGGCCTTAACCTCCAATTCTAG